From Clostridium sp. SY8519:
GCAGACGCAATTGCTGATTTCTTTGTGCAGAAAATAGGATCAAAGTACGCGATATTGACAGTAGTTATTATATGTGCAGTACTGACTTATGGCGGGGTATCGCTGTTTGTTGTATCTTTTGCGATGTATCCGATTGCAGCAAAACTGTTTCGGGAAAGCGGAATTAACAAACGAATTTTGCCGGGGACAATAGCACTTGGTGCATTCACATTTACAATGACGGCATTGCCCGGATCGCCACAGGTGCAGAATGCAGTACCGATGAAGTTCCTTGGGACGACAGCATTTGCTGCTCCGGTGCTTGGTATTGTGGCTGCGGCGATCATGTTTTGCTTTGGATATGTATGGCTTGTGAGACGAGCTAAAATATGTACCAAAAAATACGGCCCCGGATATGGTGACTGGAAAGAGAATCTGATTCATATCGAAAAAGAAGACCTGCCATCGTTTGGTGTAGCTATTTTTCCGATTGTTGTATGCGTAGTTGCGAATGTAATTTTCTCAAAAATAATTTTTCCAAATACGAATGGAGATTATTTACAGCAGGCTTTTGAAGTAACTTTACAGTCAGTGATTGGTACATGGTCGTTGCTGCTTGCGTTGATCATAGCAGTAATTGTTTGTACCTTAATGAACTGGAGACGTGTAAAAGACACATTTCTTGAAATTTTACAGGAAGGTGTGATGGGATCATTTCTTCCGATTTTTAATACCGCTTCCGAAAACGGCTATGGTACCGTTATTTCCTCGCTGGCTGCATATTCTCTGATTGCGGGTGCGATTACGGCAATTTCTTCGAATCCGCTGGTTGTAACGGCAATATCATCTTCTGTTCTTGCAGGAATCACGGGATCAGCTACCGGTGGACTTACAATTGCACTGACTACTATGGGCGACAAGCTGATTGCCCTTGCGAATGCACGTGGGATTCCGCTGGAAGTAGTTCACAGAGTTGCTTGTGTTGCGTGCGGAGGTTTGGATACGTTACCACATAACGGAGCAGTAATTACGCTGCTGGCAATCACGCAAATGAGACATAAAGATTCTTACAAAGATATTGGAATGAATACGGTTGTATTTCCGCTGATTGCTACAGCTGTCATTATTATTCTCGGTTCCATGGGTGTTCAGTAATTTAGAACGGGTGCTTGCTGTGGGGTGATTAAAAACTGCCGAAAGACAATTAGACTACAAGAGAGAATATATTATAAAATAGAACTGTCCTCCCTTCCTTGACCCGGCCTGCGCCATAATCTAAAATAAGCAGGTAATACGCAACGAATCGCAAAGGAGCAGAGGATGACAGAAGAAGAGCTGGTGAATACCGCACAGTTAATTTCCCGGCTGGCCCACAAGGGACAGACAGATCGGGCCGGCAAGCCCTATGCGCGGCATCCGGAGAAGGTTGCGTCTTTTCTGGCGGATCCCGCCGCGCAGTGTGTGGCCTATCTGCATGATGTTCTGGAGGATACTGATGTGACCCGGGAAGAGCTGCAGAAGATTTTCGGGGACAGGATCACAGACGCAGTCTGGCTTCTGACCCGCCCGGCACAAATGGAATACATGGATTATATCCGGCGCCTGAAGGAAAATCCGCTGGCCCGATCCGTGAAACTGGCAGATCTGCGGCACAACATGGATCTGTCCAGGATACCCAACCCCTCGACCAGGGATCGGGAGCGGGTGGAAAAATACAAAGCAGCCCGTGCGCTTTTACTGCAGGAATGAAGCCCCCTGAACTCATAACCGAAAACAGAAAAAACGGCAGACAGGAGCCTCCCATCCATCCGATCCGTCATCTGCCCATGGAACAATTTCGAAAAAAGCCCTGTACCGAACGCGGCGAAAGAGCCGCGGTTCGGTACAGGGCTTTTGCAGTGTGCGCCTAGCGGCGCACGTTTCTAACGGGTTAAAGTCCCGAATCCACCCGGTAGTGGGAAGGATATAGCCGAAGGCAAGGGTGTCCATCGTGAGGTGGAATCTGAAGGAAGCTGGATGTGAGGAAAATACTAACTCACGGGCAAATCTCTGGTCTGACGGACAGAAATCTCATAGGAGGTTATGCATGAGGGTAAGGTTGCACGCCAAATCGAAGCCCAATAACTACACGGAATCATGCATGATAGATGAGGCAGATGGATGGAGAGGAAGAAACGTGTGGTACCTAGGGAGGTCTGTGCGGTACGCCGTGAAAGAGGTAACCATTGCATAAAGCAATGCTGAACGCACAGAAGTCAGCAGAGGTCATAGTAGGAGTCAAGGCAAACAAGGGAGCGCCAGGAATTGATGGCATGACCGTTGAGGAGGCTCTTCCATATCTAAAGGAACATCAACAAGAGATAACCGACCGCATTTATCGTGGAAAGTATACTCCGTCTCCAGTAAGACGAGTTGAGGTTCCCAAAGCAGATGGAGGTGTGCGAAAGCTTGGCATACCAACAGTGGTAGACCGTACACTTCAACAGGCAATAGCCCAACAGTTAGTGCCAATCTATGAACCGCTGTTTGCAGGGGGTAGCTATGGCTATCGTCCGAACAGAAGTGCAAAAGACGCAATACGCAAGGTTAAGGAGTATGCCGAACAAGGCGATACATTTGCTGTAGTCCTTGACTTGTCAAAGTACTTCGATACTCTTAATCACGAAATTCTCATCAATCTTCTCCGAAAGAATGTAAAAGATGAACGTGTAGTACAGTTGATAAAGCGCTATCTGAAAAGCGGTGTAATGGAGAACGGAGTAGTCATTGACACAGAGAAAGGCTCACCACAAGGTGGAAATCTATCCCCATTGCTGGCAAATGTCTACCTCAATGAGTTCGACCAAGAATTCTTGAAAAGAGGCGTTCCATGCATAAGATATGCAGATGACATTGTGCTTCTTGCAAAGAGCAAGCGGGCATCAGAGAGACTCTTGGAAAGCAGTACAAAATATCTTGAGGAGAGGCTGAAACTTACAGTTAACCGAGAAAAGAGTCGTACTGTCAGCGTATTTGCGATCCGAAATTTTAAATTCCTTGGCTTTGCATTGGGAAGGAACGGAAAAGGCATTTATGTCCGAGTTCATCCGAAGTCATGGAAGAAGTTTAAGTCTGGACGGAAGGAGTTATCTTCCCGTAAGCGATGTCAGTCAATCAAGCCAAGCCTTGAGAAAATCAAGGTGTATGCGAGGGGATGGCTTAACTACTACGGAATTGCAAGTATGAAGAATAACATAGATGACATCAACGGATGGCTCTACCACAGAATACGTATGTGTATATGGAAACAGTGGAAACTTCCAAGAACAAAGAAAAGAAATCTGATAAAGATGGGAGTACACGAATACTATGCGAACATGGCAGCAAACTGCCGAAGAGGACACTGGTATTGTGCGAATCTGACAACAGTTAAGAAAGCCATGACAAAAGAAAGACTGATAAACAGTGGCTTTTATGATTTAGCCACAGCCTATCAGTCTGTGCACGTCAACTATTGAAACCGCCGTGTACCGAACGGTACGCACGGTGGTGTGAGAGGACGGCGGTTAGTCACCGCCTCCTACTCGATTACAGTCCCATGGATTTGATGAAGTCGGATAATACCGGTTTGTTCTGCTTGATTCGAACGGATCGCGCGGAGAACAGAAGAATGGTGGCTGCCGCAAATCCAACGGCATACAGCAGCAGACGGGCCACATCGAACTGAATGGAAGTGCCGCCGGCAATCGTGCTGCGGAATGCATCTACCGCATAGCTGAACGGTACCCAGCGGTGTACCAGGCTGACGTAACGGCCGGAAAGTTCCAGGGGATAGGTTCCGGCGGAAGCGGCCAGCTGGACCACGGTAAAGATCAGCATCAGGAAACTGCCGACTTTGCCCAGCAGCGCATTGAAGAAATACATGATGGACATGTACGCCAGTGACGCGGCGATGGCTACGAGGATCGTTTTTCCCATGGATGCCGGCTGGAATCCCAGGACCTGATGGAGAATCAGTACCATAAGCGGTGCCATAAGAATGCTTAACGGATAGAAAACGCTGGCTTTGCTGGCCCACCAGCCCAGGCCGGAATGCAGCTTTCCTTCATAATCCAGAATCGGGTACATGATGGAAAAGGCGATACATGCGATCCAGAGTCCCACGTTCATCATATAGGCGGCCATGGCATGGCCATTGTTCGGTACAGAGGTGATCTGTGATTCGCTGCCTGTTACAGGCGAAGCAAACATGCCGGTGGTTTTGCCGGTGAAATGCAGATCCTGAACCGTATCCGCCCCTTTGGAGAGACCGGAAGACAGTTTGGCGGATCCGCTGTAAGCGCTGGCAAGACCGGTGTTCAGCTGCGAGGAGCCGTCTGACAGTTTCCGGGAACCGGAGGCCAGCTGCGCGGTTCCGGATGCCAGCTGACCGGCGCCGGAATTTAAGGCCGCACTGTTGGACACCAGAGTGGCAAGACCGGTGCTCAGCTGTTTGGAACCGGAGGCCAGCTTCCTGGCACCGGATACTGCGGAAGCAGTGCCGTCGGTCAGGGTTTTTCCGGAAGAAATCAGGGTATTGCCGGCGGTCTGCAGTTTGACATTATTGGAAGTCAGCGCTGCGAGACCGCTGCGCATCTGTTTCATGCCGGCGGCTGCTTCCGGGAAAGAAGCAGTGGCTGTTTCCAGCTGATCAACAGCGGAACCGACCCAGGTTACACCTGCGCTGAGCTTCTGGGAACCGGCGTAAGCGGTATCCAGAGCCGCGGACAGACGGTTGATGCTGTCGCTGTCGATGGAGGCATTTGCCAGTCCGGCGGAAATTTTGGACAGGTATCCGGAAGCGTCGGACAGGGAAGAGCTGACCGTGTTCAGCTGTTTCTGTGCGGTGTTTAAGTCGGATACCGCGGTCTGCAGGCTGGATTTGTATTTTGCCGCCAGGGCAGAAAGGTCCACCGATGCGGAGGAAGCGGATACTTCCTCTACGGAGTCCTGTTTGGCGGATTCCAGCTTTTTGACCAGGATTTCTTTTTCTGATTCGCTTAAGCCGTCTGTCTGCCGGATGCTGCGGATACTTTCGTCGATTTTGGCGTTGGATGCTTTGATCCGGCTGTTGGCGGTGCGGATGGAATCGTTGGCCTTGGAGGAAACCGCGGAAATCTGCCTGCCGGCAGACTGTTCGGCAGCAGTTTCCATCCCGGAAATCATGCGGTCCAAAGTGGCCGGAAGGGTATTCAGCGTACGGCTGATCTGTCCCAGGCCTTCCGCGGACTGCTGAATGCCCGTCTGGCTTCTGGAAACAATGGTCCGGGCATTGCCGATGGCGGAAGAAAGGGTTTTCAGATTTTCTTCCGTGGCGGAACCCTTAAGGGCGCGTACCTGATCGGAAATGGTTTTTAGGCCGCTTTCCAGTGAATCCGCGCCTGCCTGCAGAGTCGTGCTGCCGGAACCGTTGATATTGTCCGACAACGTGGAAACGGCAGAAGACACCTGGCCGAGATTTTCCAGACCGGAGAGTTTCTGTGCGCCGAGATACAGTTTCCGCGCGCCTGCGGTATAGGTGCCGACACCATTGACATAGGAAGCGACGCCGCGGGTATATGCGGCGGTTCCGTTATTCAGTCTGGAGGCGCCGGAAGACAGGGCAGCGGCGCCGGAACTCAAAGTATCAGATCCGTTCTTCGCCGTGGCTGCGCCGTCTGTGTACTGCTGAATGCCGGAGGCCAGCCTGCCGGTGCCTTTTTTCAGGCTAAGTGTGCCGGCTGCCGCGGTGCGTAAGCCCTTGGAAAGGGCCTTTCCCCCGTTATTCAGCTTCTGCAGACCATTTGTCAGCTGACCGGAGCCGTCGGCAGCCTGGCTGATCTGGCTGCCGGCATCCCCGATCACGTCTTTCATAGCGTCCGCGTAGGTTTTGGTGACGGTGCGGGACACGCTGTTTTTCAGTTTTTCCATGGCAGATTCGCTCATTTTGGAAGCGATGTAGTTTTTGCCCGGATTGGTGTAATAGTACAGGTGCATTTTCTTCGGATTCTGATCCAACAGGGTGGCGGCATTGGAAGAAAAATTCTCCGGAATCCGGATTGCCATATAATAGTCACCGTTCTGCAGGCCCAGTTCTGCCTGCTGTTCTGTGACAAAATGAAAATCCAGGGAGTCATTTTTCTTCAGCCGCTTCACCAGCTGATCGCCCACGTCCAGCTTCTTGCCCTGATAGGTGGTGCTTTTGTCCTGATTGACGACGGCTACCGGCAGATTGCCGGTTTTTCCGTAAGGATCCCACATGGAGCCGAGAAACAGGGTGGTGTAAATGGCGGGGATCAGAAGAATCGCGATCAGTACGAAAATGATGATTTTGTTTTGAAACAGTTTATTCCATTCCTTGCGAATCATAGTATGGTCCTTCCTTAAAAAACTGACAGAATCAATGGAACATGCCATGCTGTCCTGCACACAAAGTATGTTAAACGGCAGGATAAGCATTAAACAATAACTAGTATGTTAATAAACAACGTGTTGATTATTTGGATAGTGAGTATTATAATCATCAGGAGAGGAGATTGCAAGAGGTATTTTTCACGTATTCGGAATGAAACAATGAAAAACAATAAAAAATACGGCGTTGATTAATAGACAAAACAAAAACAAATGTCTATTCTTATAATATAGAACACAAGGTATTGCGCTGCTTTGACAGAGACTGTCAGGGTCAGCCGGGAGAGGGAAAAATGGGAGAAAAGAAAACACTGGACCGAAGAGTCCGGAAAACAAGAGCACAGCTGAAGGCAGGACTGATCAAGCTGATGCAGACCAAGAGCATCCAGGAGATTACCGTGCAGGAGCTGGTGGATGAGGTGGATATCAACCGTTCCACCTTTTATCTGCACTATACGGATATCCAGGACATGCTCAGCCATCTGGAAAATGAATTTTTTGAATCGTTTCAGGAGATTCTGGAGGAATATGACGCCTTTGCGGTACAGGCGAAAAGTGTGGACGAACTGCGCCGAGCCGGCTTCCTGAAAAATATGTACCGCAACCTGAAGGAAAACGGCGAACTGTGCAAGGTGCTGTTCAGCGCCAACGGAGACATCCAGTTTATTAATGATGTGATCGAGACCATCGGCAGGGAATTCGAGGAGCGCTCCCGGTATGTGACGGATGTGCACCAGAACAGCCGCAGCGAATTTGTCTATGAATACTGTCTCTACGGCTGCCTCGGCCTGATTAAGCGATGGATGGAGGACGGGTTCCGGGAGTCCGCGGAGGAAATGGCGGATCTGACGGAGGAGCTGCTGCTCGCGAATCTGCACGGGCTGGAAGAGCGGGATGAGGTTTTGACACAGATTACACAGGAGACAGAAGCATGACACTGCAGCAGATGCATTATGCCCTTACCATAGCGGAATGCGGCTCCATGAACAAAGCGGCGGAGAAGCTGTTTTTGTCCCAGCCTGCGCTGACGAATACGATGCGGAGCCTGGAGGAGGAAATCGGCATCAATATTTTCCTGCGAAGCAAGCGGGGCGTTACCCCCACCAGTGAAGGCGAGGAATTTCTGGCCTATGTGCGCCAGCTCTACCAGCAGTATGAACTGCTGAAAGAGCGCTACAGCCCGGATGCGGAATTTAAGAGAAAATTCGGCGTATCTGCCCAGCACTACACCTTTGCGGTGCGTGCCTTTGTGGATACGGTGCGGAAGTTTGATACCCTGGAATTCGAATATGCCATGCGGGAGACCCGGACCCGAGAGGTGATCCAGGATGTGGCGCAGATGCGCAGCGAGATCGGGATCCTCTATATGAGCGCATATAATGAGAAGATTATCGGAAAAATGCTGCATGAAAAGGATCTGGAGTTTCACGAACTGGTGCAGGCCCGGGCCTATGTGTATCTGTGTGAGAAGCATCCGCTGGCCAAATGCCGGGAAGTGACCATGGATCAGCTGAAGGATTTTCCCTGTCTTTCCTTTGAACAGGATGTGCAGAGTTCCGTTTATCTGGCGGAGGAGATTCTCAGCGAGAATGTGTATCCGCGGACGATTCAGGTGAATGACCGGGCCACTATGCTGAATCTGATGGACAGCCTGAACGGGTATACCCTGTGTTCCGGCGTGATTTTTGATGATCTGAACGGGGACGGCTGCCTGGCGGTTCCTTTCCGGGAGGACGCGGAGGACTCCAGCGGGCTGATGCGCATCGGTTACGTGGTAAAGCGCAACAGCATCCGCAGTGAAATGGGGGAATACTATCTGGAAAGCTGCCGGCGCTGTCTGCAGCTGATCCGTAAATGAGGGCGGTGTGGTGTATAGCCTAGTAAAACAATTGTATATTCTGAAATAATAGATAAATGGCATGTTATAATTTTAAGTTATAATATGTCATTATTTTTTGCAATTATACAAGAGGAAAAAAGGATGGTATAGTTACACCATCAAAAGAAAACATACAAAACCTATTGCAAGAGTATATATTATGGAGGAATGGAAAATGGCAAATAAAAAGTACAGATTTGAGACACTTCAGTTACATGTAGGACAGGAAGAGGCGGATCCGGCAACAGATTCCAGAGCCGTACCGATCTACGCCACCACATCCTATGTATTCCACAATTCCCAGCACGCGGCTGACCGTTTCGGCCTGAAAGACGCCGGCAACATTTACGGAAGACTGACCAACACCACACAGAGCGTATTCGAGGAACGGATCGCGGCACTGGAAGGCGGCACAGGCGCCATCGCCACAGCATCCGGCGCGGCAGCCATCACATACGCCATCGAGGCACTGGCCAAGGCAGGCGAAAACATTGTGGCAGCCAAGACCATTTACGGCGGCACCTACAACCTGTTAAGCCACACACTTCCCCAGTACGGCATCACCGGCAGATGGGTGGATCCTTACAATTTCGATGAAGTGGAAGCTGCGATCGATGAGAATACCAAAGCGCTGTTCATCGAGACTCTGGGCAATCCCCTGGGTAATGTCATCGATATCGAGGGATGGGCAAAAGTAGCTCATAAGCACAACATTCCGCTGGTTGTGGACAACACCTTCGCAACCCCTTATCTGGTGCGTCCGCTGGAGTACGGCGCTGACATTGTGGTACATTCCGCAACCAAGTTCATCGGCGGCCACGGCACCGCAATCGGCGGCGTGGTAGTAGACGGCGGATCCTTTGACTGGCATACAGATCACAAGTATCCCTGGATCTCCGATCCGAATCCGTCCTATCACGGCATCAGCTTCGCGGACGCGACTGCGCCGGTAGCTTTTGTTACCTACATCCGTGCGATTCTGCTGCGTGATACCGGCGCGACCCTGTCACCCTTCCATGCGTTCCTGTTCCTGCAGGGCCTGGAGACACTGTCTCTCCGCGTAGAGCGTCATGTGGAGAACGCGTTGAAGATCGTAGATTATCTGAAAAACCATGAACAGGTGGAGGCAGTGCATCATCCGTCCATCGAGGGTGAGGCAGGCCATGAGTTCTATGACAAATATTTCCCCAACGGCGGCGCATCCATCTTTACGTTTGAAGTAAAAGGCACAGCGGCAGACGCGCAGAAATTCATTGACAATCTGGAGATCTTCTCCCTGCTGGCAAATGTGGCGGATGTAAAATCCCTGGTAATTCATCCGGCATCCACCACACATTCCCAGCTGACCGAGGAAGAACTGCTGGATCAGGGCATCAAACCGAACACCATCCGTCTGTCCATCGGTACGGAAAATGTCAATGACCTGATTGACGCTTTAGACGGCGCTTTCGCTGCAATTCGATAAACAGCAGACAATTCTGCCATTGTTACCATATTTTCCATAAGGAGTACACAGGAGACCGGGCTTCCCAGCGGGAGGCGCCGGTCTTCTGTGCGGTACGGGAGGCCGGCCGCCGTCCGGCCGGTACGTCTGCCTGCGCAGCGGGTACGTGCGGGTTCTGCCCGCGCTGCCCTGCCTGTGCCGTATGCCTCTGCGGCCGCCCGCACGGTTATAGCAGACAGAACCGCGGCGGGTATGTTATACTACCTGTGGTATGGTCTGCCGGCGGCAGGGATACGGCGCAGATTTGTCAGAATGGATAAGGAGACATGAAGTGAACAGTCAGAAGAACAAACAAAAGAGAAAGCAGCGGCTGATTGCTGTCATCTCAATCATTGTAATTGCCGCGATGGTGGTAACCATGATTGTGGTGCCGGCGCTGGCTTCTTCCTCTGCTTCCTCGGATCCTGCGGCAGTGACAGCCGCGGTATCCGGGAAGTATGATGACTCGGATCCGGGAGACTATATTACAGAAGCATTTGATGTGCGGATGACGGCGGACACCGCCCACCGGATAGCGGTGACGGAGAAAATCCGGGTGAATTTCATTCGGCGGCATCACGGAATCTACCGGGATATCCCCAACGGAGGAGCTTCCTACAGTATAAAAAATATCAGGGTATCGGAGCAGGACTATACAGTCAGCGGAACCGGGAGAAGCGGTTCCACCAGGATCCGGATCGGCAATGAGGATACCTATCTGCGGGGAACACACACCTATCAGATTACGTATGATCTGATCTGGTACAAAGACGCGGAGAAGGGAGCCGATGCCCTGGCTCAGAATCTGCTTCCGGTCAACTGGATGACTTCCATCCGGGAGGCGGATCTGACACTTACGATGCCGAAAGCAGTGGACTGGAATGCCATGGAATATTACGCAGGTCCGAAAGGCAGTGCCGGCGGCCTGAGCAGCCGGTATTTCACCAAGTCAGTCAGTTCAGACAAAAAGACACTGACCATTCACGGATCCAACCTGCCGAAGGGATATGGCGTGACGGTCCGGGGCAGTCTGCCGGAGCAGTACTGGAGCCAGGCGCAGACCTATGCCCGGGCCCACAGACAGTCGGCGCTGGGAATCGCCGTGATTCTGTGCGGGGCAGCGGTGTTTCTGCTGATCCTTTTCCTGATTTTTGGTAGAGATCCGAAGATTGTCCAAACCGTGGAATTTCGTCCGCCGGAAGATCTGACGCCGCTGGAAGCAGGATATCTGATTGACGGAAAGGCGGACAATGAGGACTTTATGTCCATGATTCTGTATTTTGCCTCCCGGGGCTATCTTTCCATCAAAGAAACCGGGACCAACACCTATACCCTGGTGAAGGAAAAGGAGCCTGCGCCGGAAGAGCCGGCGTTTGCACTGACGCTGTTCAAGGGGTTGTTCCGCAGAAAAACGGAGGTGGCGACAGCGAAGATTCCCACCTCATTTCTGGGTGATATGGACCGGGCAAAAACCCAGCTGTTTCAGAAGTACCGGGGCAGAGAAGGCCGCATTTTCCGTCCGGGCTGCAAGGGAGCCCGTGCGGCCGGCATTCTGATACTGATTGTGTATACCGTGATCGGCGTAGCCGCCCTGTATGGAAACCATCCGCATCTCGGGATCCTTCAGGTCATGCTGATGCTGGCGGGCATTTATTTCCTGGTGAGAAATTTTGACTATCGTTACTCCCGGGGAACCAAGGGAGGACTGATCGCCGGTGCGGTATGCTGTCTGATTCCCGCCGCGGGAATCAGTGTCGGACTGGGGATGACGCAGACCCCGTGGCTGGGGGCGGTATCCGCGGCAGCATTTCTGACCATACTGGTCTGCATCGTTTTTATGAGGGCCAGAAGCAGGGAAAATGCGCTGATTATGGGCAGATTGCTGGGATTCCGCGACTTCATCCGCACGGCGGAGTATGAACGGCTGAAAATGCTGTCCGCGGAGGATCCGGCCTACTTCTATGATGTGCTGCCCTACGCGGCGGTTATGGGCATGTCCACGGAGTGGGCAGAGAAGTTTACGAATATCCGGGTGCCGCAGCCGGAGTGGTACAGTACGTATGACGGCCGGCCGTTTGTGTATTCACCGCTGTGGTGCGGCTCCATGATGGAACATTGCGTAACCGGCAGCACACCGGTGCCGCCGGCTGATTCCGGAGGGAATTATGGCGGCGGATCCTTCGGCGGAGGCTTTTCCGGCGGAGGCGGCGGAGGCGGAGGCGGCGGCGCCTGGTAAACCGCCGATCCGCGTAAAAAATAAGACGCTGTAAATCTGCAGCCTCCTGACCGGAGGGGGGATCTGCGAGCAGGGAGAGACAGAAAGGACTGGGGATATGTATTACGGAACCATAAAGAAAGTAGACGTGGCAAACGGACCCGGGGTTCGTGTCAGCCTGTTTGTTTCCGGCTGCACCCATCACTGCAGGGAGTGTTTTCAGCCGGAAACCTGGGATTTCCATTACGGAGAGCCGTTCACAGAAGCTACAGAAGCCAGGATCCTGCAGGAACTGGCGCCCCATTATATCGAAGGATTTACCGTACTGGGGGGAGAACCCTTTGAACCGGAGAATCAGCGGGAACTGCTTCCGCTGCTGCGGAAGGTGCGGGAAACTTATCCGAAAAAAAATATCTGGATGTACACCGGCTATTCCTTTGAGGAACTGACCGGTCAGGAAAAAGGCACCGGCAGGGCCAGATGTGATGCCACAGATGAAATTCTGTCCCTGATTGATGTGCTGGTAGACGGTGAGTTTGAACTGGAGCGCAAGGATGCGGGCCTGCAGTTCCGCGGCTCCGCGAACCAGCGCCTGATTCTTGTGCCTGCGTCGCTGCAGGCCGGCCGGGTGATCTGGTGGGAAGACAGACTGCCGGTATAGACAGGAGAGACAGCAGGAACGAGACAGCAGAAAGATTGACAGAGGAAAGAAGAATTATGGCAGAATATTATGACGCAGTCATTATCGGCAGCGGAGAGGCCGGAATCTATACCGGATACCGGCTGCGGGAAAAATGTCCCGGATTGAAAACCGTGATCCTGGAGAAGGGAAATGATATTTACAAAAGAAAGTGTCCCATTGTGGCAGGCAGAGTCAAAGAATGCATTCACTGCCCGGTCTGTGATACCATGTGCGGCTTTGGCGGCGCAGGGGCCTTTTCCGACGGAAAATTTAATTTTACCACGGAATTCGGCGGCTGGCTGACAGATTATCTGGATGCGGGAACGGTGATGGGCCTGATTGACGAGGTGGATGCGGTCAATGTATCCCACGGGGCCACGAAGGAATTTTACTCCACCTCCACACCGGAAGCGAGAAAACTGGAAATCGAAGCCCTCAAATATGACCTGCACCTGCTGCAGGCCCGCTGCAAGCATCTGGGCACAGAGCGCAACCTGGAAATTCTCACCAATATCTATGAAGATATGCGGGAAGACGTGGAATTCCGCTTTCATGCCGGGGTGGACAGCTTCTGCAGAGCAGATGACGGTTACCTGGTGACACTGGAGGACGGCAGCGAAATCCGGTGCCGTTACCTGATCGCGGCTCCGGGCAGGAGCGGGGCGGAGTGGTTTGCTTCCCGGTGTCTGGATATGGGGATGAAACTGATCAACAATCAGGTGGATATCGGGGTTCGGGTGGAACTGCCCGCCAAGGTATTTGAACATATTACAGATGTGGTCTACGAATCCAAACTGCTCTACCGGACCAAGCGGTACGGGGACAAAGTGCGGACGTTCTGCATGAATCCCTACGGTCATGTGGTGGCGGAGAGCGTAGAGGGAATCAATACCGTAAACGGGCATTCCTATTCGGATCCGGCGCTGCGCAGTGAAAATACCAACTTTGCGC
This genomic window contains:
- a CDS encoding GntP family permease; the encoded protein is MIGGVIFICISLALLLYLAYKGWSVIIVAPLLGLLACFGGALCMGEAPHLMAHYTITFMSGAATFIKSYFPIFLLGAIFGKFIEKTGSADAIADFFVQKIGSKYAILTVVIICAVLTYGGVSLFVVSFAMYPIAAKLFRESGINKRILPGTIALGAFTFTMTALPGSPQVQNAVPMKFLGTTAFAAPVLGIVAAAIMFCFGYVWLVRRAKICTKKYGPGYGDWKENLIHIEKEDLPSFGVAIFPIVVCVVANVIFSKIIFPNTNGDYLQQAFEVTLQSVIGTWSLLLALIIAVIVCTLMNWRRVKDTFLEILQEGVMGSFLPIFNTASENGYGTVISSLAAYSLIAGAITAISSNPLVVTAISSSVLAGITGSATGGLTIALTTMGDKLIALANARGIPLEVVHRVACVACGGLDTLPHNGAVITLLAITQMRHKDSYKDIGMNTVVFPLIATAVIIILGSMGVQ
- a CDS encoding HD domain-containing protein is translated as MTEEELVNTAQLISRLAHKGQTDRAGKPYARHPEKVASFLADPAAQCVAYLHDVLEDTDVTREELQKIFGDRITDAVWLLTRPAQMEYMDYIRRLKENPLARSVKLADLRHNMDLSRIPNPSTRDRERVEKYKAARALLLQE
- the ltrA gene encoding group II intron reverse transcriptase/maturase; its protein translation is MHKAMLNAQKSAEVIVGVKANKGAPGIDGMTVEEALPYLKEHQQEITDRIYRGKYTPSPVRRVEVPKADGGVRKLGIPTVVDRTLQQAIAQQLVPIYEPLFAGGSYGYRPNRSAKDAIRKVKEYAEQGDTFAVVLDLSKYFDTLNHEILINLLRKNVKDERVVQLIKRYLKSGVMENGVVIDTEKGSPQGGNLSPLLANVYLNEFDQEFLKRGVPCIRYADDIVLLAKSKRASERLLESSTKYLEERLKLTVNREKSRTVSVFAIRNFKFLGFALGRNGKGIYVRVHPKSWKKFKSGRKELSSRKRCQSIKPSLEKIKVYARGWLNYYGIASMKNNIDDINGWLYHRIRMCIWKQWKLPRTKKRNLIKMGVHEYYANMAANCRRGHWYCANLTTVKKAMTKERLINSGFYDLATAYQSVHVNY
- a CDS encoding YhgE/Pip domain-containing protein, with product MIRKEWNKLFQNKIIIFVLIAILLIPAIYTTLFLGSMWDPYGKTGNLPVAVVNQDKSTTYQGKKLDVGDQLVKRLKKNDSLDFHFVTEQQAELGLQNGDYYMAIRIPENFSSNAATLLDQNPKKMHLYYYTNPGKNYIASKMSESAMEKLKNSVSRTVTKTYADAMKDVIGDAGSQISQAADGSGQLTNGLQKLNNGGKALSKGLRTAAAGTLSLKKGTGRLASGIQQYTDGAATAKNGSDTLSSGAAALSSGASRLNNGTAAYTRGVASYVNGVGTYTAGARKLYLGAQKLSGLENLGQVSSAVSTLSDNINGSGSTTLQAGADSLESGLKTISDQVRALKGSATEENLKTLSSAIGNARTIVSRSQTGIQQSAEGLGQISRTLNTLPATLDRMISGMETAAEQSAGRQISAVSSKANDSIRTANSRIKASNAKIDESIRSIRQTDGLSESEKEILVKKLESAKQDSVEEVSASSASVDLSALAAKYKSSLQTAVSDLNTAQKQLNTVSSSLSDASGYLSKISAGLANASIDSDSINRLSAALDTAYAGSQKLSAGVTWVGSAVDQLETATASFPEAAAGMKQMRSGLAALTSNNVKLQTAGNTLISSGKTLTDGTASAVSGARKLASGSKQLSTGLATLVSNSAALNSGAGQLASGTAQLASGSRKLSDGSSQLNTGLASAYSGSAKLSSGLSKGADTVQDLHFTGKTTGMFASPVTGSESQITSVPNNGHAMAAYMMNVGLWIACIAFSIMYPILDYEGKLHSGLGWWASKASVFYPLSILMAPLMVLILHQVLGFQPASMGKTILVAIAASLAYMSIMYFFNALLGKVGSFLMLIFTVVQLAASAGTYPLELSGRYVSLVHRWVPFSYAVDAFRSTIAGGTSIQFDVARLLLYAVGFAAATILLFSARSVRIKQNKPVLSDFIKSMGL
- a CDS encoding TetR-like C-terminal domain-containing protein, which encodes MGEKKTLDRRVRKTRAQLKAGLIKLMQTKSIQEITVQELVDEVDINRSTFYLHYTDIQDMLSHLENEFFESFQEILEEYDAFAVQAKSVDELRRAGFLKNMYRNLKENGELCKVLFSANGDIQFINDVIETIGREFEERSRYVTDVHQNSRSEFVYEYCLYGCLGLIKRWMEDGFRESAEEMADLTEELLLANLHGLEERDEVLTQITQETEA